A region from the Vicia villosa cultivar HV-30 ecotype Madison, WI linkage group LG3, Vvil1.0, whole genome shotgun sequence genome encodes:
- the LOC131659668 gene encoding uncharacterized protein LOC131659668: MGFGKRWMRWMEAIVFSYKMSVIVNGSPTNEFLVERGIRQGDPISPFLFVIVAEGLKALVGRAVSNGDFVGFNVNGKCFVGITFGEEEKEFKFLGIFVGKNPRRISSWKPLLENIRRRLNSWKGRWLSFGGRITLLKSILSSLAIFTLSFYKAPKKIILEINKMQSNFLWGGTEERRKIHWVKWNDMCLPVEKDGLGFRRLDIFNKALLLKWNWRIFGATNELWYRMLKARYEDVNLRLCGNSLKSNKDKTSSVWWADLLSLGKEIPENFFTNNFHFQVGDGRNISFWNSHWLNGGILKDLFANLFKTSLLQEVSIGAMGGWIDERWIWGDLGVIAAPIGAVQNTLFTSASDLVSNEAVVGLDSVQTGSVQPGNAGNADSDAAALLCELDIIYLLLAEATLSPSRADSARWKLLTDGHYTVASCYHFFCSFYVPFGPANRFDSAFLDIWKLDAPLKVKAFGWRFFINKVPTKDSLLNKGIIFNTSDLECVFCAGSNESLLHSFLSCRNADVVWREMAECIGLPFKIDFDFKKRFIYWSSFCRSKKVKVAKVGIVWLAILWSLWLRRNDIVFNQGSWNSRDVVLEL, from the exons ATGGGTTTTGGGAAGAGATGGATGAGGTGGATGGAAGCTATTGTATTCTCTTACAAGATGTCGGTGATTGTTAATGGTAGTCCAACGAATGAATTCTTGGTGGAAAGAGGTATTCGTCAAGGAGATCCTATCTCCCCCTTTCTTTTTGTTATAGTGGCGGAAGGTTTAAAGGCGTTAGTTGGAAGAGCGGTCAGTAATGGTGACTTTGTTGGTTTTAATGTGAATGGAAAATGCTTTGTTGGAATCACATTTGG GGAGGAGGAGAAGGAGTTCAAATTTCTCGGTATCTTTGTTGGTAAAAATCCAAGGAGAATCTCTTCTTGGAAGCCTCTTTTGGAAAATATTAGGAGGAGATTGAATTCTTGGAAAGGGCGGTGGCTTAGTTTTGGTGGGAGGATAACTCTTTTAAAATCGATTCTAAGTAGTTTGGCGATATTCACTCTATCTTTCTACAAAGCTCCAAAGAAGATAATTTTGGAGATTAATAAGATGCAAAGTAATTTTTTGTGGGGAGGGacggaagaaagaaggaaaattcattgggtgaagtggaaTGACATGTGCCTTCCGGTGGAGAAAGACGGGCTTGGATTTAGAAGATTGGATATTTTTAATAAGGCGCTTCTTTTGAAGTGGAATTGGAGGATTTTCGGTGCAACAAATGAATTATGGTATCGAATGTTAAAAGCTAGGTATGAGGACGTGAATCTAAGGTTGTGTGGCAATTCTTTGAAATCTAATAAGGATAAGACATCGTCGGTGTGGTGGGCGGATTTGTTATCTTTGGGGAAGGAGATACCAGAGAATTTTTTTACTAACAATTTTCATTTTCAGGTTGGAGACGGGCGCAATATCTCATTTTGGAATTCTCATTGGTTGAATGGCGGCATTTTAAAGGATCTTTTTGCGAATCTTTTTAAGACTTCTTTGTTGCAAGAAGTTTCAATCGGAGCCATGGGTGGGTGGATAGATGAAAGGTGGATTTGGGGAGATTTAGGTGTTATTGCTGCTCCAATAGGTGCTGTCCAGAATACTCTCTTTACCTCTGCTAGTGATCTTGTCTCTAATGAAGCTGTTGTTGGTCTAGATTCTGTCCAAACCGGTTCTGTTCAGCCCGGTAACGCAGGCAATGCCGACTCGGATGCAGCTGCCCTCCTTTGTGAACTTGACATCATTTATCTTTTGTTAGCCGAGGCAACTCTTTCTCCTTCTCGGGCGGACTCGGCTCGGTGGAAGCTTCTTACGGATGGTCATTACACCGTAGCATCATGCTATCATTTCTTTTGTAGTTTTTATGTTCCTTTTGGACCGGCTAATAGATTTGATTCAGCTTTCTTAGATATTTGGAAGCTTGATGCCCCTTTGAAAGTGAAGGCTTTCGGATGGAGATTCTTTATCAACAAAGTACCAACCAAAGACTCTCTTTTGAATAAAGGTATTATTTTTAACACCTCGGATTTGGAGTGTGTTTTTTGTGCCGGTTCTAATGAATCCCTTCTTCACTCTTTTCTTTCTTGCCGAAATGCCGATGTTGTTTGGAGAGAAATGGCCGAGTGTATTGGGTTACCTTTTAAAATCGATTTTGATTTTAAGAAGAGGTTTATCTATTGGAGCTCTTTTTGTCGGTCTAAGAAAGTTAAAGTTGCGAAAGTTGGTATCGTCTGGCTAGCTATTTTATGGAGCTTGTGGTTGCGTAGGAACGATATAGTCTTTAACCAAGGTTCGTGGAACTCGAGGGATGTTGTTTTGGAGTTGTAA